In Brienomyrus brachyistius isolate T26 chromosome 25, BBRACH_0.4, whole genome shotgun sequence, a single window of DNA contains:
- the pcm1 gene encoding pericentriolar material 1 protein isoform X6 — protein sequence MATGGALFDDSAEDQDLANWATSNGGLGLEDRLNNMDWGAQQQKKANRSSEKNKKKVAEAAESLLTNSISPESTPGAGRRQRARTPHSYATQMSVPEQAELERLRQRINFTDLDQRSIGSDSQGRVTAANNQRQLAENKKPFNFLPLCVNTNNSKQPTSATLATASAGKDSSVQRKDASRLERGSPISDGRGEAGIDSRQVVTKLVQIRDCIRKASSMRDDLAEKADVPANVEHLSHLIDHLKEEEKSYLRFLQKTLAREDDLRALASPGGTGLLADITPLNAESGHSTGRDVLRMLGAKEDLENPRKKQDLLKKYLEQHEELRALKSRQTALMSIQSNMPQMPTLDDTVVTETTGSVSGLSITSELNDELNDLIQRFHNQLHDTQTKTVPDNRRQAESLSLSREAARGRHTLASAKRATLQQLQDKKETMDKILQELHTLRDQTLNNNTCRGGPILSQRSTDQRTSLSGGRSMGFGRDGSSHVTTGLESSGSYAEGNISPGAKLRKLKEVHTRLNELRELVQYYEQTSDMMVDAVNENIRDEDEEDSQDGSIFETIFDSEHDNHEPVTNIRTSYSVTSRNPPVNWMDVNSLTNGRGSNNHDGRLNTDCEINNRSAANLRSFNIPSVIECQYNRDRPYEEVKDGNEEEDEDDEALGDEDEEVARHGDSEGSPSSRRSSLDEDAEFAQKVHRLQTAKEKLRHLQELVTMVQSDDTDGTVANEDEGPSQRPNNAPESVKVSPPGVAREELYQARLREQQQELRRLQEERLRLMEIQGKIQDLQWACPDLQSSMSSMSEQGPRKVPAAASTPAVGPTSSSAATATLDLLKPKTDASAPDKELWSEMQRRRFQREELRQRRKQLESLMAEHQRRSGLGRAGLPPDERTMATWGGSTPSHLNEEDEGYPSEMGDEEEEGDYSSNEDVSYPGRKSKAYNGRTSRNGGPKASKPQPVDSSGHPASGSGSQPRLQRQAGGPRGTRRQENLRWASEGSFREGRSHWQEQVGQLKKQLDFSTSMCHTLMQDQQTLSYMLQSLITSPYSMLPGNLGSPQVHLLMHQLNQCYTQLAWQQTNVQRLRHTLDELLRQQQQQPQPSQQAQQGTPSVSGGPFLPFSLLSMPGLAPFSPLPSGFGFDPAFPSGGPDLTKTPVKQAGGEQLQAPADHNTSNKTDYMGFLRAFDRASVNAMDTWTQKDGEGGSPSQRGGQQPDPHAPMAHGSLESLSSMPDPSDPTTVTKTFRSGGKASAQASLASRDKTPGSKGRRRRGKGHTKIKGSLTAVSPGPDSDAGSSGSELSQGLASHSRSKEPDQDLLDRLTRKKLDGKSSELKANEISSACSWRASVHPNSFACAEAQDTSSDLSLFEALRETIYSEVAALISQNESRPHFLIELFHELQQLNTDYLRQRALFSIQDILRRHQAEGKAAKERSLFQGPVDWAATSNLELTPSESLATSDTDASEKNGVKLTLSTKRNDAESLDNESNQSTPSNHFAKNDLGTTVIHMDKALARMKVQDHSQQQAEGPTAMQTEGASESPDIHCPHIDTQQLDRQIKAIMTEVIPFLKEHMDELCSPQLLSSVKRMVLELTQHNDDSKEFVRFFHRQLGGILQDSLRKFAGQTLKECGEDLLVEISEILFNELAFFRLMQDLDASSRLGGKQKARMKAQATARKCPQAEEAKPQEADEPRSPASHDEDKDQDDTEREGPADNPQPNECGGSAGASDKEEEEEDEDGRGLPLSISLSKAETQPLTNYGSGEDEGEEEELEEFETGPVDVQTSLQANHEVSCGQEQGANDASENSSQEKLDESICSDAVKRSESIELTTVSTVLEEKQDGGASQVDDEGVSVAGSAPAALGGTSPWSSPTCSPDTDSPVIINEHEVGSGNLSQKSDEDDFVKVEDLPLQLSVMCKEELQKRIAEEQLNNNLSVEILSTAVGETVLVGNSQTLKEPETVGAQSA from the exons ATGGCTACAGGCGGGGCTTTGTTTGATGACAGTGCTGAGGACCAGGACCTGGCCAACTGGGCCACCAGCAATGGTGGACTGGGACTGGaagacaggcttaacaacatg GACTGGGGggcacagcagcagaagaaagcCAACCGCTCCTCTGAGAAGAACAAAAAGAAGGTTGCCGAGGCGGCAGAGAGTCTTCTGACCAACAGCATCTCGCCAGAGTCCACACCGGGAGCTGGTCGACGGCAGCGAGCGCGCACCCCGCACTCATATGCCACCCAGATGTCTGTTCCGGAACAAGCAGAACTGGAGAGGCTGCGGCAacgaatcaacttcacggacctGGACCAG AGGAGCATCGGGAGCGATTCTCAGGGCAGAGTCACGGCAGCAAACAACCAGAGGCAGCTGGCTGAGAACAAGAAGCCCTTCAACTTCCTACCACTGTGTGTCAACACCAACAACAGCAAGCAGCCAACTTCAGCCACCCTGGCAACTGCGTCTGCGGGGAAAGACTCATCTGTGCAGCGCAAAGACGCCTCTCGCCTGGAGCGAGGGTCACCCATCTCTGACGGCAGGGGCGAAGCGGGGATTGACAGCCGTCAG GTTGTGACCAAGCTGGTTCAGATTCGGGACTGCATCAGAAAGGCCAGCTCCATGCGAGATGACCTGGCAGAGAAAGCTGATGTCCCAGCCAATGTCGAGCACCTGTCTCATCTCATCGATCACCTGAAGGAAGAAGAGAAGTCCTACTTGAGATTTCTGCAGAAAACATTG GCCAGAGAGGATGACCTTCGCGCCCTAGCATCCCCAGGGGGGACCGGTTTATTGGCGGACATCACACCCTTGAACGCCGAGAGTGGACACTCCACG GGCCGGGATGTCCTCCGCATGCTAGGAGCAAAGGAAGACCTGGAGAACCCCCGCAAGAAGCAGGACCTTCTGAAAAAGTATCTAGAGCAGCATGAGGAGCTGCGGGCCCTTAAGAGCCGGCAGACTGCTCTTATGTCCATCCAGAGCAACATGCCGCAGATGCCAACCCTGGACGACACGG TTGTGACTGAGACGACGGGTAGCGTGTCCGGCCTCAGCATCACATCAGAGCTGAATGATGAGTTGAATGACCTTATACAGCGTTTCCACAACCAGCTTCATGACACACAG ACAAAGACTGTTCCAGACAACCGGAGGCAAGccgaaagcctgtcgctttccaGGGAGGCAGCACGGGGCAGGCACACGCTTGCCAGTGCCAAGCGTGCCACTCTGCAGCAACTCCAGGACAAGAAGGAGACAATGGACAAGATCCTTCAGGAACTGCACACGCTCCGAGACCAGACGCTGAACAACAACACCT GTCGAGGGGGGCCTATTCTGTCTCAGCGTAGCACAGACCAGAGAACCTCATTGTCTGGGGGACGCTCTATGGGCTTCGGCCGAGATGGCAGCAGTCATGTGACCACTGGATTGGAGTCCAGTGGCTCCTATGCTGAAGGCAACATCAGCCCAGGCGCCAAACTCCG GAAGCTGAAGGAGGTGCACACCCGGCTGAATGAGCTGAGGGAGCTGGTGCAGTACTACGAACAGACGTCTGACATGATGGTGGATGCCGTTAACGAGAACATCCGTGATGAGGATGAGGAAGACAGCCAGGACGGCTCCATCTTTGAGACTATATTTGATTCAGAGCATGACAACCATGAGCCAGTCACCAACATAAG GACAAGCTATTCTGTTACCAGCAGAAACCCACCTGTCAACTGGATGGATGTTAACAGCCTCACCAACGGTCGTGGCTCCAACAACCATGATGGGCGACTGAACACTGACTGTGAAATCAACAACCGCTCAGCTGCTAACCTGAGGAGCTTCAACATCCCCTCTGTGATAG AGTGCCAGTACAACCGGGACCGCCCCTATGAGGAGGTGAAGGATGGTAAtgaggaggaggacgaggacgacGAAGCCCTGggggacgaggacgaggaggtcGCACGGCATGGCGACAGTGAGGGCTCTCCTTCCAGCCGCAGGAGCAGCCTGGACGAGGATGCTGAGTTTGCACAGAAGGTCCATCGGCTGCAGACCGCAAAGGAGAAGCTGCGACATCTGCAGGAGCTGGTGACCATGGTGCAG AGCGATGACACTGATGGCACCGTGGCCAACGAGGACGAGGGGCCAAGTCAGCGACCCAACAATGCTCCCGAATCTGTGAAAGTCTCCCCTCCCGGGGTAGCCAG GGAGGAGCTGTATCAGGCACGGCTGCGGGAGCAACAGCAGGAGCTCAGGCGGCTGCAGGAGGAGCGGCTGAGGCTGATGGAGATTCAGGGGAAAATCCAGGACCTGCAGTGGGCCTGTCCTGACCTGCAG TCATCCATGTCCAGCATGAGTGAACAAGGCCCCAGGAAGGTCCCTGCTGCGGCCTCCACCCCGGCTGTGGGCCCGACCTCCTCCTCAGCGGCCACTGCGACCCTGGACTTACTGAAACCCAAGACGGATGCATCCGCCCCAGACAAGGAG CTGTGGTCAGAGATGCAGCGCCGCCGCTTCCAGAGGGAGGAGCTGAGGCAGCGCCGCAAGCAGCTCGAGTCCCTGATGGCGGAGCACCAGCGCCGCAGCGGCCTGGGCCGTGCTGGGCTCCCACCGGATGagag GACAATGGCCACCTGGGGGGGCTCAACACCCAGTCATCTCAATGAGGAAGACGAAGGCTACCCCTCTGAGATGggagatgaggaagaggagggagacTACAGTTCCAATGAGGACGTCTCGTACCCTGGTCGAAAGAGCAAGGCCTACAATGGCAGAACATCTAGAAATGG TGGCCCAAAGGCCTCCAAGCCTCAGCCTGTGGACAGCTCTGGCCATCCGGCGTCTGGTTCTGGGTCGCAGCCCCGGCTCCAGCGCCAAGCCGGTGGCCCCAGGGGAACTCGGCGTCAGGAGAACCTGCGCTGGGCCTCGGAGGGCTCCTTCAGGGAGGGCCGCTCCCACTGGCAGGAGCAGGTGGGCCAGCTGAAAAAGCAACTAGATTTCAGCACCAGCATGTGCCACACGCTCATGCAGGACCAGCAG acaCTGTCCTATATGCTGCAGAGCCTGATCACCAGCCCTTACAGCATGTTGCCCGGCAACCTGGGCTCGCCGCAGGTGCACCTGCTCATGCACCAGCTAAATCAGTGCTACACGCAGCTGGCATGGCAACAGACCAACGTGCAGAG GCTCCGCCACACCCTGGACGAGCTCCTCcggcaacagcagcagcagccgcaaCCCTCCCAGCAAGCCCAGCAAGGCACCCCATCTGTGTCCGGGGGGCCCTTCCTGCCCTTCAGCCTGCTGAGCATGCCTGGGCTGGCCCCTTTCTCTCCCCTGCCCTCTG GCTTTGGTTTTGACCCAGCGTTCCCATCAGGGGGGCCTGACTTGACGAAGACCCCCGTGAAGCAGGCTGGTGGTGAGCAGCTGCAGGCACCGGCTGACCACAACACCTCCAACAAGACGGATTACATGGGCTTCCTGCGGGCCTTTGATAGGGCTTCTGTCAACGCCATGGACACCTG GACCCAGAAGGATGGCGAGGGTGGCAGCCCCAGCCAGAGGGGTGGTCAGCAGCCGGATCCCCATGCGCCAATGGCCCATGGCTCCCTGGAAAGCCTCAGCAGCATGCCTGACCCCAGCGACCCCACCACAGTCACCAAGACTTTCCGCTCAGGTGGCAAAGCCTCAGCCCAGGCCAGCCTGGCCTCCAGGGACAAAACTCCTGGCTCCAAGGGCCGGCGGCGCAGGGGCAAAGGACACACCAAGATTAAAG GCAGTCTGACTGCTGTTTCTCCAGGGCCGGACAGTGATGCAGGCTCTAGTGGCAGTGAGCTCAGCCAGGGTTTGGCCTCACACAGCAGGTCTAAGGAACCCGATCAGGACCTGCTGGACAGGTTGACACGAAAGAAACTGGATGGCAAGTCCAGTGAGCTTAAGGCCAATGAGATTTCCTCAG CATGTTCTTGGAGAGCATCAGTCCACCCTAACAGCTTTGCATGTGCTGAAGCTCAAG ATACCAGCAGCGACCTCTCACTGTTCGAGGCACTACGGGAAACCATCTATTCAGAGGTGGCTGCACTGATCTCCCAGAACGAGTCACGACCGCACTTCCTCATCGAGCTGTTCCACGAGTTGCAGCAGCTCAACACTGACTACCTGCGGCAGAGGGCGCTCTTCTCCATACAG GACATACTCAGAAGGCACCAGGCTGAAGGCAAGGCTGCGAAGGAGCGGAGCCTCTTCCAGGGCCCCGTGGACTGGGCTGCCACCTCCAACCTGGAGCTCACGCCCAGTGAAAGCCTGGCCACCAGCGACACG GATGCCTCTGAAAAAAATGGCGTCAAGCTGACTTTGAGCACAAAGCGGAATGATGCAGAGTCTTTGGATAATGAGAGTAACCAGTCAACCCCCTCCAACCACTTTGCCAAGAATGATTTAG GCACCACGGTGATCCACATGGACAAGGCGCTGGCCCGGATGAAGGTGCAGGACCACTCccagcagcaggcagagggCCCCACGGCCATGCAAACGGAAG GTGCTTCCGAGAGCCCTGACATCCACTGTCCCCACATTGACACCCAGCAACTGGACAGGCAGATCAAGGCTATCATGACGGAGGTCATACCCTTTCTGAAG GAGCACATGGATGAGCTGTGCTCCCCCCAGCTGCTCTCCTCCGTCAAGCGAATGGTGTTGGAGCTGACACAGCACAATGACGACAGCAAGGAGTTTGTGCGCTTCTTCCACCGCCAGCTAGGGGGCATACTACAG GACTCCCTGAGAAAGTTTGCTGGACAGACGCTAAAGGAGTGTGGCGAGGACCTGCTGGTGGAGATTTCAGAGATCCTCTTCAATGAGCTGGCCTTCTTCCGCCTCATGCAGGACCTCGACGCCAGCAGTCGGCTGGGAGGGAAGCAGAAGGCCAGGATGAAAGCCCAGGCCACAGCCAGGAAATGCCCGCAGGCAGAG GAAGCCAAGCCCCAGGAAGCAGACGAGCCCCGCTCACCTGCCAGTCATGATGAAGACAAA GACCAAGATGACACTGAGAGGGAGGGGCCAGCCGACAACCCCCAACCAAATGAATGTGGAGGGAGCGCTGGAGCCTCAgacaaggaggaggaagaagaggatgagGATGGCAGAGGACTGCCTCTCTCCATAA GTCTGTCAAAGGCAGAGACTCAGCCCCTAACTAACTATGGCAGTGGAGAAGATGAGGGTGaagaggaggagctggaggagtttGAGACGGGGCCTGTCGACGTGCAGACATCTCTCCAGGCCAACCACGAGGTGTCATGTGGCCAAGAGCAG GGAGCAAATGACGCCTCAGAGAACAGCAGCCAGGAAAAATTGGATGAGAGCATTTGCAGTGATGCTG TAAAAAGGTCCGAGTCCATAGAGCTGACTACCGTCTCTACGGTGCTCGAAGAGAAGCAGGATGGGGGTGCCTCCCAGGTGGACGATGAGGGGGTCTCTGTGGCTGGCAGCGCCCCGGCCGCCTTGGGGGGGACATCACCCTGGAGCTCGCCCACCTGCAGCCCAGACACAGACTCTCCTGTCATCATTAATGAGCAT GAAGTTGGGTCTGGAAATTTAAGCCAGAAGTCAGATGAAGATGACTTTGTCAAAGTGGAAGATCTTCCCCTGCAGCTCTCAGTCATGTGCAAG GAGGAGCTTCAGAAAAGAATAGCCGAGGAACAGCTAAACAACAACCTGTCAGTGGAAATCCTCAGTACGGCTGTGGGAGAAACCGTTCTTGTTGGAAACTCTCAAACACTAAAAGAGCCAG AGACCGTCGGTGCTCAGAGTGCATGA